From the genome of Campylobacter magnus, one region includes:
- the thiD gene encoding bifunctional hydroxymethylpyrimidine kinase/phosphomethylpyrimidine kinase, whose translation MKKILTIAGSDSSGGAGVQADIKTITAHKMYAMSAITALTAQNTKGVSAVSAVSGDFVFAQIKAVFDDIVPDALKIGMLFNAGIIEAVRKALLENNAKNVVCDTVMIATSGAKLLEDDAIAALWGLFELSSVITPNAAEASVLSGFQVRDIATQKDAAKAIYERCGTAVLVKGGHLNATDILWDGQSFSEFKGELIATKNTHGTGCTLSAALACALAAGLGLKSSVAHAKDFISKAIGWSEQIGQGCGAIDHYFNIPKLI comes from the coding sequence ATGAAAAAAATACTTACAATCGCAGGATCAGATAGCAGTGGTGGGGCTGGAGTACAAGCTGATATAAAGACCATCACAGCTCACAAAATGTATGCTATGAGCGCAATTACAGCCCTAACAGCGCAAAATACAAAAGGCGTAAGCGCTGTGAGTGCTGTAAGTGGGGATTTTGTTTTTGCGCAGATAAAGGCTGTTTTTGATGATATTGTCCCAGACGCTCTTAAAATCGGCATGCTTTTTAACGCTGGGATCATAGAAGCGGTGAGAAAGGCTCTGCTAGAAAATAATGCAAAAAATGTAGTTTGCGATACAGTTATGATAGCTACAAGTGGGGCAAAACTACTTGAAGATGACGCTATTGCTGCGCTTTGGGGGCTTTTTGAGCTAAGTAGTGTTATTACGCCAAATGCTGCTGAGGCTAGTGTTTTATCTGGATTTCAGGTGCGAGATATCGCTACGCAAAAAGACGCTGCAAAGGCTATATATGAGCGTTGCGGGACTGCTGTGCTAGTAAAAGGTGGTCATTTAAATGCTACTGATATTTTGTGGGATGGGCAGAGCTTTAGCGAGTTTAAAGGCGAGCTAATTGCTACAAAAAACACTCATGGCACGGGATGTACGCTAAGTGCGGCTCTTGCTTGTGCTTTGGCTGCTGGGCTGGGGCTAAAAAGCTCAGTAGCTCACGCAAAAGACTTTATCTCAAAAGCTATTGGCTGGAGCGAGCAAATAGGGCAGGGCTGCGGCGCAATCGATCATTATTTTAATATCCCAAAGCTGATATAG
- a CDS encoding methionine ABC transporter permease, which produces MIRDLLIKATLETLYMSLLSTFLALIFGMALAILLVLTRSGGLAPMPQFYRVLGAIVNAFRSFPFIILMIVLFPLTKLIVGTSIGTTAAIVPLTIGSAPFIARLLEAAMLEVDKSVIEAARSFGASRTQIVFRVLIPEALPAIINALTLTLIVIIGFSAMAGTVGGGGLGDVAVRYGYQRFRPDIMIYTVIILIVMVQLIQMLGDFAYKRLKK; this is translated from the coding sequence ATGATAAGAGATTTGCTAATAAAGGCTACTTTAGAAACGCTTTATATGAGTTTGCTTTCTACTTTTTTGGCACTTATTTTTGGTATGGCTCTAGCGATTTTGCTAGTGCTTACTAGAAGCGGTGGGCTTGCGCCTATGCCGCAGTTTTACAGAGTGCTTGGCGCTATTGTAAATGCCTTTCGCTCTTTTCCTTTTATTATCCTTATGATAGTGCTTTTTCCGCTAACAAAGCTCATCGTAGGCACTAGCATAGGCACCACAGCTGCTATTGTGCCACTTACCATAGGCTCAGCTCCCTTCATCGCAAGATTGCTTGAAGCAGCCATGCTAGAGGTAGATAAAAGCGTGATCGAAGCAGCCAGAAGCTTTGGGGCTAGTAGGACGCAAATCGTCTTTCGTGTGCTAATCCCAGAAGCCCTGCCTGCTATCATAAACGCTCTTACGCTTACGCTCATCGTCATCATCGGCTTTTCGGCTATGGCTGGCACAGTTGGCGGCGGCGGGCTTGGCGATGTGGCGGTTAGGTATGGCTATCAGCGTTTTCGTCCTGATATTATGATTTATACGGTGATTATTCTCATTGTCATGGTTCAGCTTATACAGATGCTAGGCGACTTTGCTTATAAAAGGCTAAAAAAATGA
- a CDS encoding MBL fold metallo-hydrolase, translated as MKKLFFCAALLISVLFGDESFELNATNPVKIDIISLKQNKVNLKNIIPQSTPNELAALTLYGQKEAINEHNIILASGKDFVALIDTGYEKTIDELKTALNARALTPEQITHVIITHAHQDHIGGVKALPNAQILVNEKELSFWEEKSSTEGLNIKTFAPNTELINGSGIYAIAAYGHTPGHSVIAFGASGTNEAELFASAKFLFVADIFHAYELQAAAPVVAVVWDHNKADAIEARKKVINALKAHKTNFIGTHMPYSKRVKFDENSAKIMANLIQSEYIGLLKAHSNEVGLSNGKELYNNICAACHGSKADVKYAGVVPNLCDVDTIADYAWHYKKGTRNRYNMTEIMQEKIKTLSRQDFLDTELYIKSICPRLAKSEEANKEAAGKSSQKSSAPKVQK; from the coding sequence ATGAAAAAACTATTTTTTTGCGCTGCCTTGTTAATCTCAGTGCTTTTTGGTGATGAGAGCTTTGAGCTAAATGCCACAAACCCTGTAAAAATCGACATTATAAGCCTGAAACAAAATAAAGTAAATTTAAAAAATATAATCCCCCAAAGCACGCCAAACGAGCTAGCCGCACTCACTTTATATGGCCAAAAAGAGGCAATCAACGAGCACAATATCATCTTAGCTAGCGGCAAGGACTTTGTAGCACTTATCGATACTGGCTATGAAAAGACAATAGATGAGCTAAAAACAGCCCTAAACGCAAGAGCACTAACACCAGAGCAAATCACCCATGTCATCATCACGCACGCTCACCAAGATCACATCGGCGGAGTAAAAGCCCTACCAAACGCGCAAATCCTAGTAAATGAAAAAGAACTTAGCTTTTGGGAAGAAAAAAGTAGCACAGAGGGGCTAAATATCAAAACCTTTGCGCCAAATACTGAGCTTATAAATGGCTCTGGGATTTATGCTATCGCAGCTTATGGACACACTCCAGGTCATAGCGTGATAGCCTTTGGTGCTAGTGGGACTAACGAGGCTGAGCTTTTTGCTAGTGCGAAGTTTTTGTTCGTGGCTGATATTTTTCACGCTTATGAGCTTCAAGCAGCAGCGCCAGTAGTTGCCGTTGTCTGGGATCACAATAAAGCAGATGCAATCGAAGCCCGCAAGAAAGTAATAAACGCTCTAAAAGCGCATAAAACTAATTTTATCGGCACTCATATGCCGTATTCAAAAAGAGTGAAATTTGATGAAAACTCAGCAAAAATCATGGCTAACTTGATACAATCAGAGTATATAGGGCTTTTGAAAGCACACTCAAATGAAGTAGGGCTAAGTAACGGCAAAGAGCTATATAACAATATCTGCGCTGCCTGCCACGGCTCAAAGGCTGATGTCAAATACGCAGGCGTCGTGCCAAATCTATGTGATGTAGATACTATTGCTGATTATGCTTGGCACTACAAAAAAGGTACTCGCAACCGCTACAATATGACAGAAATAATGCAAGAAAAAATCAAAACCCTAAGCAGGCAAGATTTTTTAGATACTGAGCTCTATATCAAAAGTATTTGCCCAAGACTAGCTAAAAGCGAGGAAGCTAACAAAGAAGCAGCAGGCAAATCTAGCCAAAAATCTAGCGCTCCAAAGGTGCAAAAGTGA
- a CDS encoding methionine ABC transporter ATP-binding protein, producing MIKIENLSKSYGKHEVLHGISAHIKKGEIFAFLGHSGAGKSTLLRCINGLESYQGGFLKVFGKEIKELKERELKELRRDIGMIFQHFALLAQKNAFENIALPLRVWGYDENAIKARVYELLELVGLRDKASSFPNQLSGGQKQRIAIARALALSPKILLSDEATSALDPNTTRQILELLKRINRELGITIVLVTHEMDAIKSTASRAVLMDGGKIVEQGSIEELFLCPSEVMRGFLGEAEVLGDGINIRLSFPENVASKGFIADMARHLDIEFSIVWGRLERLGEHVLGSLIICLKENDAKSVLDFAKSHGVIAELIKE from the coding sequence GTGATAAAAATAGAAAACTTAAGCAAAAGTTATGGCAAGCACGAGGTCTTACACGGAATTTCGGCTCATATCAAAAAAGGTGAAATTTTTGCCTTTTTGGGTCATAGCGGGGCTGGCAAAAGCACGCTTTTGCGCTGTATAAATGGGCTTGAGAGCTATCAAGGTGGCTTTTTAAAAGTCTTTGGTAAAGAGATAAAAGAGCTTAAAGAGCGTGAGCTAAAAGAACTGCGCCGTGATATAGGTATGATTTTTCAGCATTTTGCCTTGCTAGCGCAAAAAAACGCCTTTGAAAATATCGCCTTGCCACTTCGTGTGTGGGGCTATGATGAAAATGCTATTAAAGCTCGTGTTTATGAGCTTTTGGAGCTTGTGGGGCTAAGAGATAAGGCAAGTTCTTTCCCAAACCAGCTAAGCGGTGGACAAAAACAGCGCATAGCAATAGCTAGAGCCCTTGCGCTAAGTCCAAAAATACTGCTAAGTGATGAGGCTACAAGTGCGCTTGATCCAAATACGACTAGGCAGATTTTAGAGCTTTTAAAGCGTATAAACCGTGAACTAGGCATCACAATAGTGCTTGTAACGCACGAAATGGACGCAATAAAAAGCACCGCAAGCCGTGCTGTGCTCATGGATGGTGGCAAAATCGTAGAACAAGGCAGCATTGAAGAGCTGTTTTTGTGTCCTAGTGAAGTGATGAGAGGTTTTTTGGGCGAGGCAGAGGTGCTTGGCGATGGGATAAATATCCGCTTAAGCTTCCCAGAAAATGTAGCTTCAAAAGGATTTATTGCTGATATGGCAAGGCACTTAGATATAGAGTTTAGCATAGTGTGGGGCAGGTTAGAGAGGCTTGGCGAGCATGTGCTAGGCTCGCTAATCATCTGCCTAAAAGAAAATGACGCAAAAAGCGTGCTAGACTTTGCTAAATCTCATGGCGTGATAGCCGAGCTAATAAAGGAATAA
- a CDS encoding valine--tRNA ligase, translating to MAYEAGQIESKYYKIWEERGHFETDANADIANGKSFCIMMPPPNVTGVLHIGHALTFTLQDIMTRYKRMNGYKTLWQPGLDHAGIATQNVVEKQLLAQGIKKEELGREKFLERVWEWKEKSGGQIVYQMRRLGISPAWSRERFTMDEGLKNAVREAFCNLYEAGLIVRGNYMVNWCTHDGALSDVEVEHKANKGKLYHLRYFLCENSSSNHSEIGGDCEADLGVAQNFASADRMSNSSSEQNSSSAKDASKRPYIVVATTRPETYFGDTAVMVNPNDERYKDLIGKFIELPLLGRKIKIIADEHVDMSFGTGCVKVTPAHDTNDYEVGNRHNLEFITIFDEKGILNEHCGEFQGLERLEARDEIIKKLESKGFVEKIEDYENQVGYCYRCKNVVEPYISKQWFVKSKIAKDAIERVNKGQSEFYPSHWINSFNAWMRELKDWCISRQLWWGHQIPVFYCECGHEWADRAEKPSKCPKCGGNNFTQDPDVLDTWFSSGLWPISTLGWGNGAALKGSKWFDTDLKEFYPNSMLITGFDILFFWVARMMFQSSQAVGELPFKDIYLHALVKDKDGKKMSKSSGNVVDPLEKIDEFSADILRFTLTMLCVQGRDIRMSDEAMVISRNFTNKIYNASRFLLMNASSFANLEQSEIKTPLGAYLLSRFNACVAEVRKNIDEYRFNDAASAIYRFLWNEFCDWGIELSKADKSAVAELGSIFKESMKLLHPFMPFISEHLWHEMSGTSLESGAKSVMIMRYPVAGGQNESIEKLFNLVIESIVSIRRAKAVVDLGNAKIAKAFLRGDTDLSEFSHFIKLLAKCENIEFISEIKAGCVRDVSENLESFIELAGIDTAPILKRLNAQKTKLEKEVAKLGAMLSNEKFVANAPADVLATNKEALQIAASKLEKVNNEIESLENI from the coding sequence ATGGCTTATGAAGCAGGGCAGATAGAGAGTAAATACTATAAAATTTGGGAAGAGAGAGGGCATTTTGAAACAGATGCAAATGCCGATATAGCAAACGGCAAAAGCTTTTGTATAATGATGCCGCCACCTAATGTAACTGGCGTTTTGCACATCGGTCACGCACTTACATTTACTTTACAAGATATAATGACAAGATATAAAAGAATGAATGGCTATAAAACGCTGTGGCAACCGGGCCTAGATCACGCAGGAATCGCTACTCAAAATGTGGTTGAAAAACAGCTTTTAGCGCAGGGGATTAAAAAAGAAGAGTTAGGCAGAGAGAAGTTTTTAGAGCGTGTTTGGGAGTGGAAGGAAAAAAGCGGCGGACAAATCGTCTATCAAATGCGCCGCCTTGGAATTAGTCCTGCGTGGAGTAGAGAGCGCTTTACTATGGATGAGGGGCTTAAAAATGCTGTAAGAGAGGCTTTTTGTAATCTTTATGAAGCAGGGCTTATCGTGCGTGGAAACTACATGGTAAACTGGTGTACTCACGATGGCGCACTAAGCGATGTAGAGGTAGAACATAAGGCAAATAAGGGTAAGCTATATCATTTGAGATATTTTTTATGTGAAAATAGCTCTTCAAACCATAGCGAGATAGGCGGCGATTGCGAAGCAGATTTGGGGGTTGCGCAGAATTTTGCTAGCGCAGATAGAATGAGTAATTCATCAAGCGAGCAAAATTCAAGCTCCGCTAAAGATGCGAGCAAGCGTCCCTATATCGTGGTGGCTACTACACGCCCTGAGACTTACTTTGGCGACACTGCTGTCATGGTAAATCCAAACGATGAAAGATATAAAGATTTAATAGGCAAGTTTATTGAGTTGCCTTTGCTTGGGCGAAAAATAAAAATCATCGCTGATGAGCATGTGGATATGAGCTTTGGAACAGGTTGCGTGAAAGTCACCCCTGCGCACGATACAAACGACTATGAAGTAGGAAATAGGCATAATTTAGAGTTTATCACAATTTTTGATGAAAAAGGAATTTTAAATGAGCATTGTGGGGAATTTCAAGGCTTAGAAAGGCTTGAAGCCAGAGATGAAATCATTAAAAAGCTAGAAAGCAAGGGCTTTGTAGAAAAAATCGAAGACTACGAAAATCAAGTAGGCTACTGCTACCGCTGTAAAAATGTGGTAGAGCCTTATATCAGCAAGCAATGGTTTGTAAAATCCAAAATCGCAAAAGATGCAATAGAGCGTGTAAATAAGGGGCAAAGCGAGTTTTATCCAAGCCACTGGATAAATAGCTTTAATGCATGGATGAGAGAGCTAAAAGACTGGTGTATCAGCCGTCAGCTGTGGTGGGGACATCAAATTCCCGTATTTTACTGCGAGTGTGGGCATGAGTGGGCAGATCGTGCCGAAAAGCCTAGCAAATGCCCAAAATGTGGCGGAAATAATTTTACTCAAGATCCTGATGTACTTGATACTTGGTTTTCTAGTGGTTTGTGGCCGATCTCTACGCTTGGCTGGGGTAATGGTGCTGCTTTAAAAGGCTCAAAATGGTTTGATACGGACTTAAAAGAGTTTTATCCAAACTCTATGCTAATAACTGGCTTTGATATACTATTTTTCTGGGTGGCTAGAATGATGTTTCAAAGCTCGCAGGCTGTGGGCGAACTGCCGTTTAAGGATATTTATCTTCATGCTCTTGTAAAAGACAAAGATGGCAAAAAAATGAGTAAATCAAGCGGAAATGTCGTTGACCCTCTAGAAAAAATTGATGAGTTTTCAGCCGATATCTTGCGCTTTACTCTAACGATGCTTTGCGTCCAAGGCCGTGATATACGCATGAGCGATGAAGCTATGGTAATCTCACGGAATTTTACAAATAAAATCTACAATGCTAGTAGATTTTTGCTAATGAATGCTAGTTCTTTTGCTAATTTAGAGCAAAGCGAGATAAAAACACCGCTTGGGGCTTATTTGCTAAGCCGTTTTAATGCTTGCGTGGCTGAGGTGAGAAAAAACATTGATGAGTATAGATTTAATGACGCAGCTAGCGCGATTTATAGATTTTTGTGGAATGAGTTTTGCGACTGGGGAATTGAGCTTAGCAAAGCTGATAAAAGCGCAGTAGCCGAGCTTGGCTCTATTTTTAAAGAGAGCATGAAACTACTGCATCCATTTATGCCTTTTATTAGCGAGCATTTGTGGCACGAGATGAGTGGCACGAGCCTAGAATCTGGTGCAAAAAGCGTGATGATAATGCGCTATCCTGTGGCTGGAGGGCAAAATGAGAGTATTGAAAAGCTCTTTAATCTAGTAATAGAGAGCATCGTTAGCATTCGTAGGGCTAAGGCAGTAGTTGATCTTGGCAATGCTAAGATTGCTAAGGCGTTTTTGCGTGGGGATACTGATTTGAGCGAGTTTAGCCACTTTATCAAACTGCTAGCAAAATGTGAAAATATAGAGTTTATAAGCGAGATAAAGGCTGGCTGCGTAAGAGATGTAAGCGAGAATTTAGAAAGCTTTATTGAGCTTGCTGGCATTGATACAGCGCCTATTTTAAAGCGTCTTAATGCGCAAAAAACAAAGCTAGAAAAAGAAGTAGCAAAGCTTGGTGCTATGCTAAGTAACGAAAAATTCGTAGCAAACGCCCCAGCTGATGTTTTGGCTACAAACAAAGAAGCCTTGCAAATCGCCGCCTCTAAGCTAGAAAAAGTAAATAATGAAATTGAAAGCTTGGAAAATATATAG